The Variovorax sp. S12S4 genome includes the window CGATGCCGCGATTGATGTACGACCACGTGAAGCTTGCCGCATCGGAAGCGATGATGAAATCGCACGCCAGCGCCGTGTCCGCCCCCAGGCCCGATGCCGCACCATTGACCGCAGCGATCGTCGGCTTGGGCATGGTGTGCAGCAGCGACTGGGTGTGGTGCACGCGCTGCTGGCGGCTCCAGCCATTGAAACCGACCTCGCCCGCCGGAGCCTGCATGCGCCGCTCCATGCCGGCAACGTCTCCGCCGGCGCAAAAGCCCTTGCCGCGCCCCGTGAGCACCAGCGCGCGAATCGACTTGTCGTTGGCCACATGCTCCAGCGCCGCGATGAATTGCGTGCGCATGTCGTCGCTCATGGCATTGCGCTTTTCGGGCCGGTTCAGCCACAGGGTGGCGATGCCGGCTGCAACTTCGAGCTCGATCAGTTGTTCATCAGTCATTTCGCCGTTCCTCCATTCGTTTGTTCATTCATTCGTTGGTGATGTTGTTTTCCTTGACGACCTTGCGCCAGCGCGCTTCCTCGCCCTTGGCGTACTTGTCGAAGTCCGCCGGCGAGCCCGCGTTGATCACAAGGCCCTCTCCTTCCACGCGCTTGCGAAAGGCCTCCGTCTGCACGGCCTTCCTGGCCGCAGCGTTCAGGCGCGCGACGACATCTGCGGGAGTGCCTGCCGGCGCATACAGGCCGTACCAGCTGTCGGCCACGTAGCCGGGTACGCCGCTTTCGGCAATCGTCGGCACCTTGGCAAGGGCATGGGCCGGTGATCGCGTGGCCGTGGTTACCGCGAGCGCGCGCAGCTTGCCGTTTTCGATGAAGGTGCCCACCGCCGCGGCGGTTGCGAACATGACATCCACCTGGCCGCCCATCAAATCGTTCATGGCCGGACCGGCACCGCGGTAGGGAATGTGGGTGATGTTCGTCTTCGTCAGGTTCCTGAACAGTTCGCCGGCAAGGTGCGCCGAGGTTCCCGCGCCTTGCGATGCGAACGACAGCTTTCCCGGGTTCGCCTTGGCGGCGTTGATGACGTCCTGCACCGACTTGAGCGGGCTTTCCGCCCGCACCACCAGCACGTTCGGCGACACCCCGACGAGCATGACCGGTGCAAAGGCCTTCTCATGGTCATAGGGCAGCTTGCTCTGGATGCTGGGGTTCACCACATGCGCCACGGTGGCCATCACCAGCGTGTAGCCGTCGGGCGGTGCCTTTGCCACCGCGTCCGTTCCGATGATCGTGCCGGCGCCAGGCTTGTTGTCGATGATGATGGGCTGGCCCAGCTCCTGGCCCATCGCAATGCCCATGGTCCGCGCGACGAGGTCGGTGCCGCCGCCGGGTGCGAACGGCACGACGATCTTGACGGGCTTGTCGGGAAAGGCTGCGAGCGCCGCCGTCGAAACAGTCGCGGCTGCCGCTGCGGTCGAGAAAAGAACCAGGGCGGTCCTGAAGCGTGCCCAGAGCAGGCGTTTTTGCATGGTTGTCTCCAATTGGAATAAGGGCGGAAAGAAGCAGGATCGATGGCGGATCGGTCTTCTCATCGAGTGCATCGAGCTTAGGTTTTCAATGTGTCTCGCGCAGCCCCCTATTTCCAAGCAGTGGAATTAAACTGGAGCCCTTTCCTTCAGTCCTGAAACTCGTGCCCACGCCCGCCAGACGCCAACATTTCGAAGAGCCGACGCTCAACCGCTCGCTGGAGCGCGGAATCGAGATCCTTCGGGCCTTCAGGCCCGGTGCCGATCTGCTGGGAAACGGAGAC containing:
- a CDS encoding enoyl-CoA hydratase/isomerase family protein, with the translated sequence MTDEQLIELEVAAGIATLWLNRPEKRNAMSDDMRTQFIAALEHVANDKSIRALVLTGRGKGFCAGGDVAGMERRMQAPAGEVGFNGWSRQQRVHHTQSLLHTMPKPTIAAVNGAASGLGADTALACDFIIASDAASFTWSYINRGIVPDGGGMYFLPRRVGLSKAKELIFSGRKVELEEAIGLGIADRQASAETLVADAQRWAAEMSKGSATALALGKTILNQSFELSAHQVFAQGSQAQGICYTSTEHRESVMAFLAKSSAKNGMTK
- a CDS encoding tripartite tricarboxylate transporter substrate binding protein, whose product is MQKRLLWARFRTALVLFSTAAAAATVSTAALAAFPDKPVKIVVPFAPGGGTDLVARTMGIAMGQELGQPIIIDNKPGAGTIIGTDAVAKAPPDGYTLVMATVAHVVNPSIQSKLPYDHEKAFAPVMLVGVSPNVLVVRAESPLKSVQDVINAAKANPGKLSFASQGAGTSAHLAGELFRNLTKTNITHIPYRGAGPAMNDLMGGQVDVMFATAAAVGTFIENGKLRALAVTTATRSPAHALAKVPTIAESGVPGYVADSWYGLYAPAGTPADVVARLNAAARKAVQTEAFRKRVEGEGLVINAGSPADFDKYAKGEEARWRKVVKENNITNE